In the genome of Ctenopharyngodon idella isolate HZGC_01 chromosome 19, HZGC01, whole genome shotgun sequence, one region contains:
- the fam133b gene encoding protein FAM133, producing MGKRDNRVAYLNPIAAARARGPAPNTGTTIQDYLSRPRPSWEEVKEQLEKKKKGSRALADFEDRMNERWKKELEKNREKVLGGGEKKEKDKEREKKEKKKEKKKSSRHSSSSSSSSSSSDSSSSSPSDSEDDDEKKNLKKKKKRKRSSARRASDDSDTESETDSRESYKKKRKKMDGEKDKDEKDGRRKRKAERSHSESSDESDVDRDGDPKKKKHSSEEKEKITDKSKKKKKKKKHKKHSKKKKRKTSGSELD from the exons ATGGGCAAGCGAGATAACAGAGTG GCGTACTTGAATCCAATAGCTGCTGCCAGAGCCAGAGGACCTGCACCCAACACCGGAACCACCATTCAGGATTATCTCAGCAGACCACGGCCATCATG GGAGGAGGTAAAAGAACAGctggaaaagaagaaaaaaggctCCAGAGCCCTGGCTGATTTTGAGGACAGAATGAACGAG CGATGGAAGAAGGAACTGGAGAAAAACAGGGAGAAGGTACTTGGTGGaggtgaaaagaaagaaaaagacaaggAAAGGGAAAAGAAGGAG aaaaAGAAGGAGAAGAAAAAGTCCAGTAGG CATTCCTCATCTTCCTCCTCGTCCTCATCGAGTTCTGATTCCTCCTCCAGTTCCCCCTCAGACTCTGAAGATGAT GATGAGAAGAAAAAtttgaaaaagaagaaaaagagaaaaagatccTCTGCCCGGAGAGCATCTGATGACTCTGACACGGAGTCCGAGACTGATAGCAGG gagtcatacaagaaaaaaaggaagaaaatggATGGAGAGAAAGACAAG gaTGAAAAGGATGGTCGAAGGAAGAGGAAAGCTGAAAGGAGTCACTCTGAGTCTTCAGACGAGTCTGATGTAGATAGAGAT ggtgatcccaaaaaaaagaaacacagtAGTGAAGAGAAGGAGAAAATTACA GACAAGtccaagaagaaaaagaaaaagaagaagcaTAAGAAAcacagcaaaaagaaaaagaggaagaCTTCTGGCTCCGAGTTGG